Proteins found in one Chloroherpetonaceae bacterium genomic segment:
- a CDS encoding two-component regulator propeller domain-containing protein, protein MKVVLSKKGADKRARKRFKRGMLFWTFFLFLFTFLIHCGNLKAQATLNIKTEKKVTQYWHEFIRLTTESGLSSNTITAIEQDTKGFIWIGTDKGLCRYDGKTFTHYRTQLSAKVKTAEGFSQIYAGKNGRIYFRTSQQAGFIDYGLPTPHIFTGFNEKVSYLTYSNTGNKETLLLLKAQTLYKIEIGGTEYIIEDSLRMEFDENDKPIFTANQSGEFWVIHRGNVERVDWANHRLQVVKKLPKESPSVFTALVDSKGWLWLGGWIQENSTNLLVMPTVGEKAFTFFHPLEELDKSPEKKRLMMEGINYLSETEAGDIWIGTRRDGAYCIKRNAPEKELLHFVYEPNEPKGLSGNRVTAVKVDERGGLWIGLESFGINFLPIQHKPFSLLRQYPLKKNSLSNNYIRSIYRARSGELWVCTQFGGVNRVSLRDERVWHYNQTGKLINVWAIEEREDGKLIAGFNGPLSGLYLIDPKRDTSDSQFKKIANLERTYVIQALGDTQFLIGGEGLWLLKSEEGKPSVLQKFGESHLIKMGLINDVFIETKDSIWVAAEEGLFLFDRKGNIVQQWHEAFDGNEKQAINNICGILVTQNGERWFTSKGNGILKLEGNQLFPSSYFFKESHQTFETPSMQCYGILEDKNGWLWVSSDGGIFSFNPRSKEKNVSVRQYQLRDGLQGHEFNRRAFHKDAEGRLYFGGTNGLNYFFPEQIERDSLRFRVAIGGMKLFEKELDFSGDRNLNFDFDENYLSLSLSEFSFQPLSSIKFYYSVNGNLLRETNGNTLSFLSLEPGYYDIKVKGISLEGIESCNEARLQFAIHPPIYKTVWAYALYAILLGLGILLFIQFRIRRIQQENERLERLVAVRTKDLVEANSFKARLMEIAAHDLRNPLQSIFGFARLISETDEVSETKSFAKNIEKSSKQMVGLVEELLERNEARELSVKLNPVSLDHIVKEAVEKWQGSANVKRQRLEFYSKDGVEGEALLDESKTFQVLDNLISNAIKYTEPGGTIQVKVNRTKTAWFVRVEDNGQGLSEEDRHRLFQKGQALSSRPTNGEESHGIGLSIAKELVLRQGGKIWAESEGKGKGTAFIISFPLKDGLAGVD, encoded by the coding sequence ATGAAGGTTGTTTTGAGCAAAAAGGGCGCCGATAAAAGAGCAAGAAAAAGGTTCAAAAGAGGAATGCTTTTTTGGACCTTTTTTTTATTTCTTTTTACTTTTCTAATTCACTGTGGAAACCTTAAAGCGCAAGCAACTCTAAATATCAAAACGGAAAAGAAAGTAACTCAGTATTGGCATGAGTTTATTCGCTTAACCACTGAAAGCGGGCTTTCAAGCAACACCATAACTGCGATTGAACAGGATACCAAAGGGTTCATTTGGATTGGAACTGACAAAGGGCTTTGCCGCTATGATGGTAAAACCTTTACGCACTACCGAACTCAGCTAAGTGCAAAAGTTAAAACGGCTGAAGGATTCTCGCAGATTTATGCCGGAAAAAACGGAAGAATCTATTTTAGAACATCTCAGCAGGCGGGCTTTATCGACTATGGTTTACCGACTCCACACATCTTCACCGGCTTTAATGAAAAAGTATCTTACCTCACTTATTCCAATACAGGCAATAAAGAGACTCTTTTGCTTCTAAAAGCGCAAACCCTCTATAAGATTGAGATAGGAGGAACTGAGTACATCATAGAAGATTCATTAAGGATGGAATTCGATGAAAACGACAAACCCATTTTTACAGCAAATCAGAGTGGTGAATTTTGGGTCATTCACCGGGGGAATGTTGAACGGGTTGACTGGGCGAATCATCGGTTACAAGTGGTAAAGAAACTACCGAAAGAATCGCCAAGTGTTTTTACGGCGCTTGTTGATTCAAAAGGTTGGTTGTGGCTGGGCGGATGGATTCAAGAAAACAGTACGAATCTTCTGGTGATGCCAACCGTCGGAGAAAAGGCTTTTACATTTTTTCACCCTCTTGAAGAACTTGATAAAAGCCCCGAGAAAAAACGGTTGATGATGGAAGGAATCAACTATCTCTCTGAAACTGAGGCCGGAGATATTTGGATAGGAACGCGGCGAGATGGTGCTTACTGCATCAAAAGAAATGCGCCTGAAAAAGAACTTTTGCATTTTGTATATGAACCCAATGAGCCGAAAGGATTGAGTGGGAATCGTGTTACTGCGGTCAAAGTGGATGAACGCGGAGGGCTTTGGATTGGACTGGAATCTTTTGGAATCAATTTTCTTCCGATTCAGCATAAACCCTTTTCACTATTAAGACAATATCCTCTCAAAAAAAATTCTCTTTCGAATAATTACATCCGCTCAATTTATCGAGCTCGCTCGGGAGAGCTTTGGGTATGCACGCAATTTGGAGGGGTAAATCGGGTGTCGCTTCGTGATGAGCGGGTTTGGCATTACAACCAAACGGGTAAGCTTATCAATGTTTGGGCGATTGAAGAAAGGGAAGATGGAAAGCTCATTGCCGGATTCAATGGACCGTTAAGCGGTTTGTATTTAATCGATCCAAAAAGAGATACGAGCGATTCTCAGTTTAAGAAAATCGCGAATCTTGAAAGAACTTATGTAATTCAAGCACTTGGAGATACTCAATTTCTCATTGGTGGAGAAGGACTTTGGCTTTTGAAAAGCGAAGAAGGAAAACCCTCGGTGCTTCAAAAATTTGGCGAGAGTCATTTGATAAAAATGGGGCTTATCAATGATGTGTTTATTGAAACGAAAGATTCAATTTGGGTGGCCGCTGAAGAAGGCTTGTTTCTCTTTGATCGAAAGGGAAATATAGTTCAACAATGGCATGAGGCGTTTGACGGTAACGAGAAACAAGCAATAAATAACATTTGTGGAATATTAGTGACCCAAAATGGTGAGAGGTGGTTTACTTCAAAGGGAAATGGGATTCTGAAACTTGAAGGCAATCAACTCTTTCCCAGTTCGTATTTCTTTAAAGAAAGTCATCAAACATTTGAGACGCCCTCAATGCAGTGTTACGGCATTTTGGAAGATAAGAACGGGTGGCTCTGGGTGAGTTCCGATGGAGGGATATTTTCTTTTAACCCGAGGAGTAAAGAGAAAAATGTCTCTGTGCGCCAATATCAATTGAGAGATGGGTTACAAGGGCACGAATTTAACCGAAGAGCATTTCATAAAGATGCGGAGGGGCGATTGTACTTTGGTGGAACGAATGGGCTCAATTATTTTTTTCCAGAGCAAATTGAACGAGATTCGCTCCGGTTTCGAGTTGCGATTGGTGGAATGAAGCTTTTTGAAAAGGAGCTTGATTTTTCGGGTGACCGTAACTTGAATTTTGATTTTGATGAAAATTATCTCTCGCTTTCACTTTCTGAGTTTTCCTTTCAACCCCTTTCATCAATAAAATTCTATTACAGCGTAAATGGAAATCTGTTGCGAGAGACCAATGGAAATACTCTTTCGTTTCTCTCACTTGAACCCGGATATTACGACATAAAAGTAAAGGGGATTAGTCTTGAGGGAATTGAAAGTTGCAACGAAGCAAGATTGCAATTCGCGATTCACCCCCCCATTTACAAGACGGTGTGGGCGTATGCGCTTTATGCCATTTTACTTGGGCTTGGCATTTTGCTCTTTATTCAGTTTCGGATACGAAGAATTCAACAAGAGAATGAGCGGCTTGAACGGTTGGTTGCTGTTCGAACGAAAGACTTGGTTGAAGCGAATTCATTTAAGGCACGGTTGATGGAAATCGCAGCTCACGATTTACGAAATCCACTTCAAAGTATTTTTGGATTTGCGAGGCTCATCAGCGAAACCGATGAAGTGAGTGAAACAAAATCATTTGCCAAAAACATTGAAAAGAGTTCAAAGCAAATGGTGGGGCTTGTTGAAGAATTGCTTGAAAGGAATGAGGCGAGAGAACTATCGGTAAAGCTTAATCCCGTCAGTTTAGATCACATCGTTAAAGAAGCAGTTGAAAAATGGCAGGGTTCGGCAAATGTTAAAAGGCAAAGGCTTGAGTTTTATTCGAAAGATGGTGTTGAAGGAGAAGCGCTGCTTGATGAAAGCAAAACATTTCAAGTGTTAGATAACCTCATTTCCAACGCCATAAAGTACACTGAACCGGGAGGGACAATTCAAGTGAAAGTGAATCGAACGAAAACGGCTTGGTTTGTGCGTGTGGAGGATAATGGACAGGGACTCAGCGAGGAAGACCGACATCGGTTGTTTCAGAAAGGGCAGGCGTTAAGCTCAAGGCCAACCAATGGGGAGGAATCGCACGGCATTGGACTTTCGATTGCGAAGGAATTGGTGCTAAGACAAGGCGGGAAAATTTGGGCAGAGTCGGAAGGAAAAGGAAAAGGTACAGCATTTATTATTTCTTTTCCCCTTAAAGATGGTTTAGCGGGAGTTGATTAA
- a CDS encoding choice-of-anchor V domain-containing protein: protein MKAKFTTIIIAALIISTTFFAIDSYTFPTGITGRTNKDGGAGCSCHSSTPNSSVQVSIDGPSTLAPGASATYTVSISGGPAVKAGVNIAASSGALLLIQNQGLQLLSGELTHSAPKDFVQGSVTYNFNYVAPSQTGTATIFATSNSVNGADGNQGDAWNHAPNKVVTISSTSRASEIENRSSGFILEQNYPNPFNPTTIIPFTLREQGTVVLEIFDITGKKIATLVNERRPAGRYGVPFSASEYGLSSGSYLYRLTVNGAQEVRQLTVLK, encoded by the coding sequence ATGAAAGCAAAATTTACAACCATAATAATTGCTGCATTAATTATATCGACTACTTTTTTTGCGATTGACTCTTACACCTTCCCCACTGGAATTACCGGGAGAACGAATAAAGATGGCGGTGCGGGATGCAGCTGCCACAGTTCAACGCCGAACTCTTCCGTTCAAGTCAGTATTGATGGCCCTTCAACCCTTGCGCCCGGCGCCAGCGCGACATACACCGTTTCAATTTCCGGTGGACCCGCGGTAAAAGCTGGGGTCAATATTGCCGCTTCGAGTGGCGCACTCTTGCTGATTCAAAATCAAGGGCTTCAACTTTTGAGTGGAGAATTAACGCACTCTGCACCGAAAGATTTCGTGCAAGGAAGTGTGACATATAACTTTAATTATGTTGCTCCTTCACAGACGGGAACAGCGACGATTTTTGCAACCAGCAATAGTGTGAATGGGGCCGATGGCAATCAGGGCGATGCGTGGAATCATGCTCCTAATAAAGTGGTAACGATTTCTTCGACTTCGCGAGCAAGCGAAATAGAAAATCGTAGCAGTGGGTTTATACTTGAGCAAAATTATCCGAACCCATTTAATCCAACAACGATAATCCCGTTTACACTTCGTGAACAAGGAACAGTTGTATTGGAGATATTTGATATTACAGGGAAGAAAATTGCGACATTGGTTAATGAGCGAAGACCAGCCGGAAGATATGGTGTTCCATTTTCGGCAAGTGAGTATGGGCTTTCCAGCGGAAGCTATCTTTATCGATTGACGGTCAATGGGGCGCAAGAGGTTCGCCAATTGACTGTTCTGAAGTAA
- the thiL gene encoding thiamine-phosphate kinase has product MSFTRISEIGEFGLIGKIHDQMKATEALTPRLTKGIGDDCAVVAITDERSMVISTDLLIEQIHFDLLTIPMEHLGAKALGVNISDICAMNAKPLYATISLGLSERQSVEMIEAFYTGLKNAAMQYGVSIIGGDTSASVSGMVISITVVGEAAPKKLSYRSGAKVGDRIFVSGDLGRSYAGLKVLMRERKLMMEAYEAGDASDAESLRELLPDLKEYQSAIQKHLLPKARIDVVKLFEEQGIIPTAMIDVSDGLGSELKHLTRESGVGALIEETKIPILSETREISDEFEDDASVYALFGGEDYELLFTVNETDAKKLEGIKEFAEIGSIYPKDFGTKMTDIFGESVDLMRSSGFQHFKNPEDSEADDALPENE; this is encoded by the coding sequence ATGTCATTTACACGCATTTCAGAAATCGGAGAATTTGGATTAATCGGAAAGATTCACGATCAAATGAAAGCAACAGAGGCTTTAACGCCTCGTCTTACAAAGGGAATCGGCGATGACTGTGCCGTTGTTGCAATTACCGATGAACGGTCAATGGTGATTTCAACCGATTTATTGATTGAACAAATTCATTTTGATTTGCTAACGATTCCGATGGAGCATTTGGGTGCAAAGGCTCTTGGGGTGAATATATCCGATATATGCGCGATGAATGCCAAGCCACTTTATGCAACAATCTCGTTGGGACTTTCGGAGCGGCAATCGGTTGAGATGATTGAAGCATTTTATACCGGATTAAAAAATGCGGCAATGCAGTATGGGGTTTCGATTATCGGTGGCGATACCTCTGCATCGGTTTCGGGTATGGTGATTTCGATAACGGTTGTGGGAGAAGCAGCGCCAAAGAAATTATCCTATCGAAGCGGAGCGAAAGTGGGCGATCGGATTTTTGTGAGTGGCGATTTAGGTCGTTCTTATGCCGGGCTGAAAGTACTGATGCGGGAGCGAAAGCTGATGATGGAAGCTTATGAGGCGGGTGACGCGAGCGATGCGGAATCGCTTCGGGAATTATTGCCTGACTTAAAAGAATATCAATCGGCAATTCAAAAGCATTTGCTGCCGAAAGCACGGATTGATGTGGTGAAGCTCTTTGAAGAGCAAGGAATTATTCCGACAGCGATGATTGATGTCTCGGATGGGTTAGGTTCAGAACTAAAACATCTGACCCGAGAATCGGGCGTGGGCGCACTAATCGAGGAAACCAAGATTCCCATTCTTTCAGAAACAAGAGAAATTTCGGATGAATTTGAAGATGATGCGTCGGTTTATGCCTTGTTTGGAGGTGAAGACTATGAATTGCTTTTTACCGTAAACGAAACGGATGCAAAAAAACTTGAAGGGATAAAAGAGTTTGCAGAAATCGGATCAATTTATCCGAAAGATTTCGGTACAAAAATGACTGACATTTTTGGTGAGAGCGTGGATTTGATGCGCTCAAGCGGGTTTCAACATTTTAAGAACCCTGAAGACAGTGAAGCAGATGATGCTTTACCTGAAAACGAATAA
- a CDS encoding 2-oxoacid:acceptor oxidoreductase subunit alpha, which translates to MNETVHTAEPLLIERDEVTILFAGDSGDGMQLTGTQFSETSALLGNDINTFPNYPAEIRAPAGTLPGVSGFQIHFGSKPIYTPGDQCDVLVVMNVAALRVNLKSLKKGGMIIANTSGFDEKSLDLAGLKINPLDDESLSGYEVHKVDVSKLTRLALEGTAMGTKEIDRSKNMFVLGMIYWLYNRPLENSIKNIKEKFKKKPELADANLKVLNAGFNFASTLEIFSARYVVKPAKLPSGTYRHITGNEASAIALIAASQKSGLPLYLGSYPITPASDILHELSKHKNFGVRTFQAEDEIAAICAAIGASYGGSLAVTTTSGPGMDLKAEAMGLAVSLELPLVIINVQRGGPSTGLPTKTEQSDLLSALYGRHGESPIPVIAAQSPSDCFHAVYEAASLAVHFMTPVICLTDGYIANSTEPWRFPTAETLTPISVSFEKSRELNDPKFQPYRRDDNLARPWAIPGTKGLEHRVGGLEKEHLSGNISYDGENHELMTRLRAEKVSKIADAIPNAVLDSGADSGKVLVVGWGSTYGAIKTAVTELQEKGNLVSHLHLRHLNPLPNGLGEILSQYRYVLVPELNSGQLIKVLREKYLVPAIGYNKVQGLPFTVAELKNKINELLTKEN; encoded by the coding sequence ATGAACGAGACAGTTCACACCGCCGAGCCATTGCTAATCGAGCGGGATGAAGTAACCATTCTCTTTGCCGGAGACTCCGGCGACGGAATGCAACTCACCGGCACCCAATTCAGCGAAACCTCTGCCTTATTAGGCAACGACATCAATACTTTTCCAAACTATCCAGCAGAAATTCGAGCACCCGCCGGAACACTTCCGGGCGTTTCAGGCTTTCAAATTCATTTTGGGAGCAAGCCCATTTACACTCCCGGTGATCAATGCGATGTGCTCGTGGTGATGAATGTTGCTGCGCTACGTGTCAATCTAAAAAGCCTCAAAAAGGGCGGAATGATAATTGCCAACACTTCAGGCTTTGATGAAAAAAGCCTTGATTTGGCAGGATTAAAAATTAATCCGCTTGATGATGAATCGCTTTCAGGATATGAAGTTCATAAAGTCGATGTTTCAAAGCTCACTCGCTTAGCCCTTGAAGGTACTGCGATGGGAACCAAGGAAATCGACCGTAGCAAAAATATGTTTGTTCTCGGGATGATTTATTGGCTTTATAATCGCCCGCTTGAAAATTCAATTAAGAATATCAAAGAAAAGTTTAAGAAGAAGCCGGAACTTGCCGACGCCAATCTTAAAGTTCTTAATGCAGGATTTAATTTTGCTTCAACGCTAGAAATTTTTTCAGCCCGATATGTTGTGAAGCCTGCGAAACTTCCGAGTGGAACTTATAGACATATCACAGGCAATGAAGCTTCGGCAATCGCTTTAATCGCGGCGTCTCAAAAATCAGGGTTGCCCCTTTACCTTGGCTCTTACCCAATCACACCCGCGTCCGACATATTGCACGAACTCTCAAAGCATAAAAATTTTGGAGTACGCACTTTTCAAGCTGAAGATGAAATTGCTGCCATTTGTGCGGCAATTGGTGCTAGTTATGGCGGCAGTTTGGCTGTAACTACCACTTCGGGTCCCGGAATGGATTTGAAAGCAGAAGCAATGGGGCTCGCAGTCTCCCTTGAGTTACCTCTTGTTATCATCAATGTTCAGCGTGGTGGCCCTTCAACAGGCTTGCCAACGAAAACCGAGCAAAGCGATTTGCTTTCAGCACTTTATGGCAGGCACGGCGAGTCGCCAATTCCGGTAATCGCCGCGCAATCACCTTCCGATTGCTTTCATGCCGTTTATGAGGCGGCCTCACTTGCCGTTCATTTCATGACTCCGGTCATTTGCCTCACCGATGGTTATATCGCAAATAGCACAGAGCCGTGGCGTTTTCCAACAGCTGAAACCCTAACACCCATTTCTGTATCATTTGAGAAATCACGAGAACTAAACGATCCGAAGTTTCAACCGTATCGCCGAGACGATAACTTGGCACGGCCTTGGGCAATTCCGGGAACAAAAGGTCTTGAACATCGTGTGGGTGGCTTAGAGAAAGAACATCTTTCTGGGAATATTTCATACGATGGTGAAAACCACGAACTGATGACGCGCCTTCGCGCTGAAAAAGTATCCAAAATTGCAGACGCCATTCCAAACGCTGTGCTCGATTCCGGCGCTGACTCGGGCAAAGTCCTTGTTGTCGGTTGGGGTTCAACCTATGGTGCCATCAAAACCGCAGTGACAGAATTGCAAGAAAAAGGAAATCTCGTCTCACATCTTCATTTGCGCCACTTAAATCCGTTGCCGAATGGATTGGGTGAGATTCTTTCACAATACCGCTATGTGCTTGTTCCTGAATTGAATTCGGGGCAACTCATTAAAGTTTTAAGGGAGAAGTATCTCGTCCCGGCTATCGGATACAATAAAGTACAGGGTCTTCCCTTTACTGTGGCTGAATTGAAAAATAAAATCAACGAACTCTTAACGAAGGAAAACTAA
- a CDS encoding 2-oxoacid:ferredoxin oxidoreductase subunit beta, whose amino-acid sequence MAELIEGTEPIALSPIPLYTSKDLVSDQDIRWCPGCGDYSILKQVQAVIPEFGIPRENLVFISGIGCSSRFPYYMETFGVHSIHGRAAAIASGLKMSRPELSVWIVSGDGDSLSIGANHFVQLLRRNLNVNLLLFNNEIYGLTKGQFSPTSHAGIVTKSTPYGAIDHPLNPASLALGADGSFVARTLDRDVKHLRETLKRAQEHIGTSMVEIYQNCVIFNDGAFEPFTDKGQKATNDIFLEQGKPLVFGAKGEFGIRLDGIKPTVVNLNDSGFSKNDLWIHDETDQSKAAILSRFFDMPGDEGFLPRPFGVLFAKPRALYEEDMQNQINNAVSTKGAGSLDKLLSGRETWVIE is encoded by the coding sequence ATGGCAGAATTAATTGAAGGAACTGAGCCGATTGCATTATCGCCAATTCCACTATACACATCCAAAGATCTTGTTTCTGATCAAGACATTCGCTGGTGCCCGGGCTGCGGCGACTATTCCATTCTTAAGCAAGTTCAAGCAGTCATTCCCGAATTTGGCATTCCTCGAGAGAATCTTGTTTTCATTTCAGGAATCGGATGCTCCTCTCGCTTCCCGTACTATATGGAGACCTTCGGTGTTCATAGCATTCACGGTCGTGCAGCTGCAATTGCTTCGGGTCTAAAAATGTCTCGCCCTGAACTTTCTGTTTGGATTGTTTCCGGCGACGGCGATTCGCTTTCGATTGGTGCCAACCACTTTGTGCAATTGCTTCGCAGAAATCTGAATGTAAATTTGCTCTTGTTTAACAATGAAATATATGGGTTAACAAAAGGGCAGTTTTCACCGACTTCGCATGCGGGAATTGTCACTAAATCAACACCCTACGGGGCAATCGATCATCCGCTCAATCCAGCGTCACTTGCGCTTGGCGCCGATGGTTCATTTGTCGCTCGAACGCTTGATCGCGATGTCAAACATCTTCGCGAAACTTTGAAACGAGCCCAAGAGCATATCGGCACTTCTATGGTTGAAATCTATCAAAATTGTGTCATCTTCAACGATGGTGCTTTTGAACCATTTACCGATAAGGGGCAGAAAGCCACCAACGATATATTTTTGGAACAAGGGAAACCGTTGGTTTTTGGTGCAAAAGGAGAATTTGGAATTCGTTTAGATGGAATTAAGCCAACGGTTGTGAATCTCAATGATTCCGGTTTTTCTAAAAATGACCTATGGATTCATGACGAAACCGATCAATCAAAAGCTGCAATTCTATCGCGCTTCTTTGATATGCCCGGTGATGAAGGGTTTCTTCCTCGTCCTTTTGGGGTTCTATTTGCAAAACCAAGAGCATTGTATGAAGAAGATATGCAGAACCAAATAAACAATGCCGTTTCTACTAAAGGAGCCGGTTCATTGGATAAACTTCTCTCAGGAAGAGAAACTTGGGTCATAGAGTAG
- a CDS encoding response regulator: protein MKKNGILIIDDEEMLRVLMADFLEAENYQVFLAESGKRGVELFKQYQGELLAVLLDSNMPEMNGEQTLDELRKLDASIPIFFATGLIKADLFERLKAKGINGILKKPYNLGEFIEMLAKL, encoded by the coding sequence ATGAAGAAAAATGGTATTCTAATTATCGATGATGAAGAAATGCTTCGTGTTTTAATGGCAGATTTTCTTGAAGCAGAAAATTATCAAGTTTTTTTAGCAGAAAGCGGAAAAAGAGGGGTTGAATTATTCAAGCAATATCAGGGAGAACTTCTTGCTGTTTTACTTGATAGTAATATGCCTGAAATGAATGGGGAGCAAACTTTGGATGAATTAAGAAAATTAGATGCTTCTATTCCAATTTTTTTTGCAACTGGTTTGATTAAAGCAGATTTATTCGAAAGGCTTAAGGCAAAAGGTATTAACGGGATTCTTAAGAAGCCGTATAATTTAGGTGAATTTATTGAGATGCTTGCCAAGCTTTAG